TCGTGCCGGCACTGCGTAAGATCGCGTTTAAGCCGGCTTTTTGGGTTAACTCAGCAGCTTTGCCAAAGCGTTCAGGATGGCGGGGCACCAGAATTAACAACAGATCAGGAAATTGTTTCAGCAGTTTACAATGTGCGTCCAGAAGGATGGTCTCTTCCCCATCATGGGTGCTGGTGGCTATCCATACTGGCCGATGAGGTGCCCATTGGCGCCGCAATGTGACGGCTTTCGCCGCAAGCTCTGGTGTCACCGAGATATCGAACTTAAGGCTGCCGGTCACAGAGAGCTGAGAACGCCTTAATCCCAACTCGATAAAGCGTTCACCATCTTCCTGATTTTGTGCCGCGATCAAAGTGATTTTGTTTAAAATGGTTTTAATGAAGCTGCTAATTTTCTGATATCCCGCCGCAGAACGGGCGGACAGCCTTGCGTTGGCGATAACCAGCGGAATTTCCCGTTGGTGTAGCGCAGTGATCAAATTAGGCCACAGTTCGGTTTCCATAATGATCACTAACTTGGGATTGACGTGATCAAGAAAACGGTTCATTGAACCGGGCAGGTCATAGGGAAGATAGACATGGTTAACATCATTGCCCAGAGCAGACAGCACCCTTTCAGAGCCTGTCGGTGTCATGGTGGTTATCGTAATCGGCAACAAAGGATAGTGGTGCCGTAAGATCCGCACCAGCGGAATGGCAGCCAGTGTCTCTCCAACAGAAACGGAATGCAGTAAAATCCCCCCAGGGGTGACTTTTTGGGCGCAGAAGCCATAGCGCTCACCCCAGCGTTTACGATACGCCGGTGATTTGCGACTGCGCAGCAGTAGGCGTAACCAGATAATGGGTTGGATAAGGTAGAGGAGTACCTGATATAAGCGAAGCAACATTCTATCAAATTCACTGACATGGACTGCGGTTATAGTACCACATTGGCTTGAAGAAAGTGTGTAAAATGCGGATATGTTGTGCGCCTGTTTCTACTAAGTTGGGGGAAAAGTAGTTAATGTGTCAGATAAATACACTTGATATCTAAAGATAGAAAGAGGAAGTTGCTATCTTTAGAATATAATGTAATGAGATTTCTGCCTCAAGCGCGAATATTGGAAACACAATGGGCAAAACATCCCCTCGATTTAAAAAGATCCTGATCATAAAACTAAGACATCATGGTGATACATTGCTTATCACGCCAGTTGTGAATACGTTGAAAGAAAATTTTCCTGGCGCTAAAATTGATGTTTTACTGTACAAAGAAACAGGGCCAATGTTACAGAATCTCACTTCCGTATCTCATATTTTTGCCATAGATAGACAGTGGAAAAAGGAAGGAACGAAAGCGTATATCGCCCATCATTGGTGTTTGTTGAAGCAATTAAGAAAAAGAAAATATGATCTCATCATTAACCTTGCTGATCAGTGGTACAGCGCTTTGGTATCTAAGATTTCTGGGGCCCCAATCCGTATTGCCTTTGATTTTCCCAAACGACAAAACGGGTTATGGAAAGTTTGTTTTAGTGACTTGATTTCTACGGAAGGTGAAGAATCTCTACATGTTGTTGAGCAAAATCTATCAATACTGAAACCGATTAACCTTTCCAATATCAATTTTGATGTAACGATGAGTTATAGTGAAGATGATTGGCATAAGGTATCAAATCTTTTGCGTGTCGGTGGGATTCATCACAAGTATATTGTTATCCATCCGGCATCACGCTGGTTTTTCAAGTGCTGGAATGATGGGAAGATGAGTGAAATCATTCACGCTTTGCAAGCAGACGGACATTCAATTGTCGTTACATCAGGGCCTGAGTCACGGGAAAAAGAGATGGTGGAGAAAATTTTATCCGCCTGTAATCAGGAAAATGTTATCTCTTTAGCGGGTCAACTCACATTACCCCAACTTGGGGCTTTGATTGCCCATGCTAAGTTGTTTATTGGGGTTGATTCTGTTCCTATGCATATGGCTGCTGCCTTGAAAACACCTTGTATTGCATTATTTGGGCCTTCTAAATTAGTTTTCTGGCGTCCATGGCAGGTTAATGGGGAAGTGATTTGGGCGGGGAATTACGGTAAATTACCTGATCCTGATGATATTGATACCAAAACAGAGACTCGTTATTTGGATCTTATCCCTACTGATGTTGTGATTACTGCTGCCCGGAGATATTTATCATGAAACCTATGCGCCTTGCCATTGTCCGGCAAAAATATCGGCCTGATGGAGGTGCTGAACGTTTTATTTCCAGAGCACTTGAAGCCTTAGATAATGATAGCTTGGACTTGAACGTCATTACTCGCTCTTGGGAAGGGAGTCGTAATCCTAATTGGCACGTGCATTTGGTCAATCCTTTTAAATGGGATCGGATTAGTCGAGAGAAGCGATTTGCCGAGGCCGCCATCCGTATTTGGCAAAGAGAGAAATTCGATATTGTTCAAAGTCATGAACGAATTGCCGGATGTGATGTGTATCGGGCGGGGGATGGTGTCCATCGACGTTGGTTGCAGCAAAGAGCACGTATCTTACCATCTTGGAAAAGCAAATTGCTTTTTGCCAGCCGCTATCATCGTTATGTTATGGATGCTGAGAAAAGGATGTATTTCTCCCCTGAATTAAAAAAAGTGATTTGCAACTCTGAGATGGTTAAGCGTGAGGTAATGGAAGATTTTGGTCTTCCTGATGAAAAAATTTCTGTTATCTATAATGCCATTGACCAGTCACAATTTTTTCCTGTCGGGGAAACTGAACGGATCGCGTTACGGCAGAAATATGCTATTCCTGTACAGGCAAAATGTTTTGTCTATGTAGGCTCAGGTTTTGAAAGAAAAGGATTAAAAGCTGCAATAGAAGCTATCAGCATGACAGATGCTTATCTGGTTGTGATCGGACAAGATAAAGAAGAAGATAAATATAAGCAGTTAGCCAACTCACTTGGTTGTCATAAACAAGTTCGATTTTTTGGCGTACAAAAAAAGACACTGCCATTTTATCAAATAGCGGATGGTTTATTATTACCAACGCTATATGATCCTTTCCCGAACGTTATTTTGGAAGCAATGGCATGTGGCTTACCTGTCATAACAAGTGATACTTGTGGAGGAGCTGAATTCATTGTTTCAGGAGAGAACGGCTTTGTGTGCGATGCTCTGGATATTTCAGCTTTAGCGGAATCTATTTCTTCAGTGCCTGCGGAACATTTAACCAGTAAGATCTCAAAGTTATCAAAAGAGAAAATAGTGAACTATACTCCCCTTTATTTATCTCAGCAGCTTACGGAACTGTATAGCAAGGTGCTTTCCCGATGAAAGGACATATTCTATTTATCATTGACGGATTACCAGGAGGGGGAGCTGAAAACGTTACAATTCGTTTATGTAGCGGCCTGCAACAAAAAGGTTTTGATATTACCTTGCTATCTCTCTCTGATAAGTGTGATTACCCGATCCCAAATCATGTTGAACTAATCATTAATACAGACGAATACAGAGGGCCTTTTAGAAGACAGACTGAAATTGTTCGTAGAGCTAAATCTATGGATAAAATTTTGTCAAAAGTCTTTCTTCAAAAAGGTAAACCAGTGTTAGTGATATCTAACTTACATAAAACGGATCGTATTGTTGCGAAATCTAAAACATTGGCAAACTTAAATGTATGGTTTTGTATTCATGGTATATTTTCAAAATCGTATCTTGAAAACAAAACGGGATTATCTCGTTGGATTAAGAAATGGAAAATTCGGCAAGTTTATCGAAACCGTAACTTGATTTGTGTTTCTGATGCTGTTGGATTGGATTTGAAAGAAAACTTATCGTTGGCTCCCAGAAACATGGTCACGATTTACAATCCATTCAATCTTACTGAAATTAAAACGCATTCTTTGGAAAATAACCCTTATTCCGGCGAAAATTATTTTCTTCATCTTGGGCGTTTCCACAGCGTAAAACGCCATGATCGCTTGCTGGAAGCTTTTGCCATGGCTGCTCTCCCTTGTAAGTTGTTAATTGCAGGTCAAGGTGATGAAAACACAGTCAGGATAATAAAACAAAAAATTGCGGAACTTGGCTTGCAATCTAAAGTTTTCCTAATTGGCTTCTTAGCGAACCCATTACCGATAATACGGGAGGCTAAAGCTGTTGTATTAAGTTCAGATAGCGAAGGTCTAGGCAATGTTTTGATTGAGGCTTTGATTTGTAATACTCCGATTGTCAGCACGAATTGCCCTGGTGGAGTCAGCGAGATTATGGTGGGTGAATTGGAACAATATAAATCTGAGTTGACCTCTGACTCGTTAGCGGAAAAAATGCGACTTGTTTACCAAAATCCTCCGGAAATCACGGAAAATATGTATAAGAAATTCGACTTGGAAGTTGTGCTTGGTAAGTATTTAGGTTTGATAGGATAATAAACTCTAAAGGATTCTGGACGTAGTATTGATAAAATAGATAATATGATGGCATTTGAATTGGTGTAGACAATTTATTTACTAAAACATTCTTAAGCAATATTACACTGTATCTTATTTATTTCTCCTTTGAGTATGTATCTCATGACACAACCTGCATTCATCATCACAATTGATACTGAAGGTGATAACCTTTGGCAAAACAGTGAGCATATTTCTACCGAAAATACACGTTATCTACCACGGTTTCAGAGTTTATGTGAGCGTTTCGGATTCAAACCTGTTTGGCTGACTAACTATGAGATGGCAATGGATGATAGCTATATCGAATTCGCTCAAGACGTGATAGCCAGAAATACGGGTGAAATTGGGATGCATTTGCATGCCTGGAATAGTCCACCCATTATTCCCCTTACTGATGATGATATGCGTTACAAGCCATATCTGATTGAATATCCCAGAGATCAAATTAAAGCCAAAATTGATTTAATGACCAAACTTTTGGAAGATAAGCTCCAGACTAAGATGTTGAGCCATCGTGCTGGTCGTTGGGCATTTAACGAATATTATGCACAATTGCTGGTTGAGTATGGATATCAGGTAGATTGCTCTGTTACCCCAAAAATTAATTGGCAGTTGACCAAAGGTAATCCTAATGGAAATGGCGGAACAGACTATAGTCATTTTCCTGCTCGTGCTTATTTTATGGATTTGCAGGATATTGCCAAAGAAGGCGATTCTTCGTTATTGCAAGTTCCGATGAGTATTCAATATAAGCACTCTGCGATGATGAACTTCGTTAAGCAGAAATATGATCGATTGAGAGGAAAACAGCGTTCACCATCGGTTAACTGGTTGCGACCAAAAGGTGGGAATTTGGCGCAGATGAAAACAGTTATTCAGCAAACTTTAGCGAATGGCAGTGATTATGTTGAGTTTATGTTACATTCGTCTGAATTTATGCCGGGAGGAAGCCCAACATTTAAGAATGAAGAACAGATTGAACAGCTGTATCGCGATTTGGAAGGATTGTTTGAATTTTTGCAGCCATTGGTGAAAGGAATGACGTTGGAGGAATATTACAGTCAAAAGAGACTGGGAATTTTGAACTAACTTATAAGTAATTAGCTAGGCCCTAAATAGCGCTTCAAAATGATAGGAGCAAAATTTGTCCCGCGCGTCGCACGGGGCAAGATTGCAAACTCTCACTATTATGAATAACTATTTAGATTTGGTGTGTTAAATAAATATTAATAGTTATATTATGTGAAAATTATCACTATCAAAACAATATTTTATAAAAAAACCTCTTAGTTGGAGTGTTTATTAAAATATGTAACTTTATAATTTTAATAACTTTTTCTTAAAACTAAGCCTTACTTTGGGATCTAAGAAATATGAAATTTTACTGGTTTTCTTTATTATATTTTTTAGATCTATTTTTTTTTCATGAGATAATAATTCTTCATTTTTAAAAAGATGTTCAATGGCGTGACTCGCAACAAGATTATGGTATCTGTCATCAAATTTATCATTCATATACAGAATTACATCAGCCATAATATCAGCCTTCTGACGAGTAATCTTATTTGATAAGCTATCACTACGTTTTATATAATTATAAAATACAGTATTTGTTATAAATATATTTTCACTTTTTATTAAAATATCTGGGAAAATTAATGCATCTTCATAACAAGAAACTTCGGGTATTTCAATATTATTAAATAAATTTTTATTAAAAAACTTACTACATAGGTGTGCCTGGAATTTTTTGTGAATTAAAAATGTTTGTATTGCTTTGTGTTTCGTTAATTTTGTCGGAGTTGAAAAAATTGATTGTTCAACATAATCAGATTTATTGTTTACGTCGTTTATTTTTGAAATTAATATATCAACTTTATTAGACATCAGAAAATCAATGAGTTTATGTATATCAAATTGAGGTAAGGTATCATCACCATCAATAAATGTTATATATTCGCCTCTGCTATTTTTTATAGCAAAATTCCGTACTTTTCCAATATTTCCAAATTCAGTTCTAATATATTTGAATTCTTTTTCTGAATTTGCAAATTCTATCATTATATTAGATGTATTATCGATTGATTTATCGTCAATCAATACGACTTCAACTTCGTGTCCAGAGTAATTTTTAATACATTTTTTTATACTAATTAAACAATTTGATATAAAATACTCAAAATTATGTGCAGTGACAATAATAGATAATATAGGTTTCATGATAATCCTCAATATTTAAAATTAAAACCACCATATTATATAAATTTCTGTTAGATAACATCTACAGTAATGATTTTATTTTTTTTCTGTTAGTTAGATATAAAAATCTTGAATATGTTTTTAGTGCAATACCTAACAATTCGTTTGTTTTGGCTCGTGAATATAATTTAAATCTTTTTGAAATCACAACATCATAAATATTTTTCTTATATTCAAGTGATGATGAAAGGGTCATTTTCTTGGCAGAATCTTTTAAAATTTTATCTAATTCAATAATCTCGTTTGCTGATAATTTATTAGAAGAATTTATCTTAATAAGATTGTCAATATCTATCTTAATGCCTAAAGTAGACATTATTTTAAGTTGTGACAAGGCGGCATAAAATCGTTGCTCACTGTAATAGTGAGTTCTATTTTTATCTGGGTGTATCCTATATTTTAATAAAACATCAGATAAATTTATAAACTTGTGGTTATTGTCTATTGCCATAAAAAATAATTTAGCCCATAAGCCATAATCTTGCGCTTTTTTATAATCTTCGGGATAAATGGGGTCTAATTTTAACAAAATATCTTTTCTCATCATCACAGTAGGATGATAAAATGGGCAATCAAATATAATGCTGGATATGATTTTATCATGGCTCAAAGGGGGAGTTTTGTTATTATTAGGTTCTTCATATATACTCATTGCCGTGCCACATACGATAGTGTCTGGATAATTCATCATATGTTGGTATTGGATTTTTAACCTATCAGGGAATGAAAAGTCATCAGCATCCATTCTAGCGATAAATTTTCCTTTAGCTAAAGATATAGCTATATTCAAGGACTTAGCAAGACCCATGTTATTAGTGTTATTTATTATTTTTATTCTTTTATCTTTATTTTGAAACTCTAATAATATATTAGCAGTTTTATCTGTGGATGCATCATCAATTATGATAAATTCATAGTTATTAAAAGACTGTTCTAAAATTGAATTTATTGCTTCAGATAAAAACTCTTCTCCATTAAAAACAGACATTACAACAGATATTTCAGGTTGTTCTTTGTTCATACTTTTCTCATTTTAACTAATACTATAATTTACATTATTTTTTAAAATATTTTTTGGTATTTAAGTCTAATTTAATAAGATCTCCCATAATCTTATCAATGTTTTTATTCTCTTCATTATTCAACTCTCTATCCATTCCAGCAGAGTGGATAAAGGTAAGTTCACCAAAATTTATAATTCCGTCATTTAAATATAGATCTACTCGCACAAATGGAAACGGTTTTGCTAGCTTCATTGCATAGTCAAATAATTTTTCAAAATTTTGGGGTTTTTCAAGCTTAGAAATATTAGCATCAAGGTAATCTACTCCATAAGGTAAAAGGTGCCAGTTTTCATCCATGAAATAAAACTTTGGTTTCTCTGACTCTCTTTCAGTGCAAACCATAACAAATTTTGGTTTTCCATTAAAACAAAATATCTTATAATCATAAGGTAATGCTCCATTTGATGTTTCAATGAATTTTTCGCATATTATTTTTTTGGGGATATCTCTATATACTAATTCTACAGCTTTACGCCAATAGTCTTCTTTCATCCAGTTGTTTAGTTTTTTTACTGTTTTATCTATATTCAAATTACTTTTATCTTTACATATTATATTATAACCAGCACCATGATTACATTTCATAACAAACTTATTTGGTAATTTACTCCAATCAATATCACTAGCTTTATCCCAACTAGCATATATTGGTATCAATATCTCTTGACAACCATTTTCTGATACATAGTCTCTGACTGAGAACTTATCAGCACACTTAATAACAAGATTATTATCTTTATATGTGTTTAACTTTAGCCATTGTAGTTTTTCATTAAATGTAACTGGATTTTTTAAATTAAGTTGTTGGTTTAATCTTTGTTTATAAATTGATTTTGTTACAAACTCAGGGAATAATCCGCATCCATGGTAAAATAATTTATTTCTTAATATTTTTAAATATTTATTCATACTTAGTCTTTAACTAAAAAATTGATTCTTGAAAATAGTTTTTTACTATAACATAAAAATAATTAGATAGCATCAATCACAAATCAACATTTGTTCAAAAAGAGAGAATGTTTTGCGAGGAATTGTTCAAAAACGCTCCAGCTTTAACCTGCAAATATGATTTTATTGGTGTTATTTTCCTTGTTGTCAGTGCTTATAGTTAGCTCTAAAATCCAGAGCTGCGCTGGGCAAGATTGACTCCTATCATTTTAAAACATTATTTAGATGAAAACTTAAAAAACTTGGATTCACATAATAATTCCTTGTCTCAATTTATCAGAAAAACTAGCTAAAAAAAATGAAATTATGATCTATAATTTATCCATGTCTAGTGCAATAAATTCATTTAAGAAGATTAAGTTTAACTTGATTTCATAATGTATACCAATAATTGTTTTTTTGGTTATGTTTATTTTATCTGGAAAGTAGATATATAATTATATTTTTTCGCCTCAAAATGAAATATATTTACTTTTATTCTATTAAAACAACTTAATCAGTAGTTTTTGTGTAAAATAATCTTTTAAGAAAAACATGAACAACTTTTGTATTAAAAGAGCTAATTTTATAGGATTGAACATGATGAAAATAAAAACACTCCTTTCAGGATGGAAAGAATGCAGTTTTGAACAGTATAAAGAAGCTCATGCTCTTTTTGGGGGATGTACATCAACGCATCCCAATATTGTATCTTTTTTGGATAGGCACCTTGCTGGGCAGTTTTGCTTTTATATCAAAAAAACAGAATTTGGAATTAAAGGTGCTTGTTTTTCCTTAAAAAACAAAAAATTAATTGAAGAAATGCAAACTAGATACCCAATTTCATATGATGAGCTTGTTTTCCCTATTGCCGCAGACGCAAAAGTATTTTTACCTGTAAAATCAAAAAGATTATCTCCAATTCATAAAAATAATTTTATCAATACCAGTTTCAACTCCCGATTGAACAAACGAAAAGTTTGCCTAATCAAAGACAGTTTTTCTTACAAAACCCGCCGTAATCGCAGTAATGAAATTAATAAATTCAAACGTGCGGGGGGCGAAATTCGTTCCTCAAATGAGTTCAGTGTAGAAGAATTGGTGAATATTTATATCGATTTGTATCAGAAACGTTGGAATTATTGCCATTCTGAGGAGCAAAAAAAACACTTGCTTGAAATATATACTGAGCTTCGTGAGCATATATTTGGCAGTGTGTTACTGATTAATGGCAAACCATGTGCCTACGATTTTGTTCTGTGGGCGAATAGTCCTAAATGGATCTCCTTTGATGCCATTAATGGGGGCTATGATCCTGAATATGCACATCTTAGTGTTGGTAGTATCTTGATGTGGGTGAATACCCAAGAAGCAAAAGCACTGTGTCAACAGGCAGACAAAATTATGCGTTACTCACTGGGTAATCCTACATTTGAATATAAAAATCGCTGGTGTGAAATATTGCCATTAGGCAAAGTGCTTTTTTAATATGTCGCCCAAGAGCAACATAACCTCCGACGGCATAATCCCCTCCATCGTATTATCTGCCGATTTCAGAGGATGTTGCTCTTTCCCGTACCCACCAATCAAACCCGGATCAGTCGGCCCAAATAGCGTAATGTTGGGTCGATCAAGGGCTGCCGTAAGATGGCTTAATCCTGTATCAACCGAAACCACCGCTTTTGCTCCCGCCAGAACGTGTGCGATTTCGGCCAATGTCAGTTTTGGCAGCACATCAACATGAGAAAATCCCTCAGCGAGCCTGAGTGCCCGCTGGTGTTCGTGCCCTGCACCCCAAGGCAGTTTGATACGCAGGCCGGTGGGTGCGATATGGGCGATAAGTTGCCGCCAGTGATTTTCAGGCCAATGTTTTTCATCGCGCGTGGTTGCATGGAGGAAAACCAGATAGTTATTCAGGTTATGACTTTCCTCACGCAAAAAATGGCGGGCGATAGCATAATCACCTTGTTCCGACGGTTTTTTATAGCCCAAACTATCCGCAAATAAATCCCGAATGCGTTCAACCGCATGTTGTTGTTTGCTGACAGCATGGCAATGGTCGTAGAAGACGCTGGCGATGGGTTCACGGATGCTTTTTTTATCGTAACCATGCTTTGGACCAGAGGCCAGGCGAGTGACCAAAAAAGCACTTTTTAACAGGCCTTGGGCGTCAATGATGGCGTCATATTGGTGCTGTTGCAGTTGTTGCCTGAATTGGGCCCGTTCTGCACGAATATCTTTGCTGAACCAATTTTTTCGCCAGCGGCGGATCGCCACGGGGATCACCTTTTCGACCGCATTGTGCCAGGTTGGAATTTGGGCAAATCCTTCTTCCACCACCCAATCAAATTCGATATCAGGAAAATGCTGTTTCGCATCAGTTAATGCCGGCAGAGTATGTAATACATCCCCCATTGAAGAGGTTTTTACCAATAAAACACGCATTAATTTTGGCTCTCCGCCTGTAGCAGTTTCTCTAATGAAGCTAAAACCGTTTCAGGTTGAATATCAATCAGGCTTTGGTGATAGCCACCGTCACGGTCACCTTTGCGGATTTTATGATAGCCGGTAATCAGGCGGATCACTTCCGCTTTATTTGAGAGAGGAGGCGTAAAATCCGGGCTGCTGGGTCCATATAATGCGACTAAAGGACGGTTTAAGGCGGCTGCCACATGCATCAAACCTGAATCGTTGGTGACGACAGAATCGCAGGCCGCAATCAGATTGACGGCTTGCTCAAGTGACGTTTTCCCGGCCAAATTAAGGCAATCTTCGCGGGCATCATCGCTTAAAAGTGCACGAATATCTTCACCCGCTTGATGATCTTTGGCGGAGCCAAACAGCAAAACCTGATAACCTTTTTGGCTAATTAACTGCCCGGCAAGGGCGGCATAGTGATAATGCGGCCAGCGTTTGGCGGGGCCGAATTCGGCACCGGGGCAGAAACCAATCATCGGGCGGTGATCCGCAATATTAAAGGCTGAGGTGGATTCTGCTATATCTTCGTCATTGACACTTAATCGCGGCCATAACAAAGGTTGTGGAAGTTCATCAGCGTTACGCAGTTTCCCTTCATAGGCGAGGGCGGCATAACGTTGAACCATCAGTGGAAAAG
This genomic interval from Xenorhabdus doucetiae contains the following:
- the waaA gene encoding lipid IV(A) 3-deoxy-D-manno-octulosonic acid transferase, with the translated sequence MLLRLYQVLLYLIQPIIWLRLLLRSRKSPAYRKRWGERYGFCAQKVTPGGILLHSVSVGETLAAIPLVRILRHHYPLLPITITTMTPTGSERVLSALGNDVNHVYLPYDLPGSMNRFLDHVNPKLVIIMETELWPNLITALHQREIPLVIANARLSARSAAGYQKISSFIKTILNKITLIAAQNQEDGERFIELGLRRSQLSVTGSLKFDISVTPELAAKAVTLRRQWAPHRPVWIATSTHDGEETILLDAHCKLLKQFPDLLLILVPRHPERFGKAAELTQKAGLNAILRSAGTIPDTNVQVVIGDTMGELMLLYGIADLAFVGGSLIERGGHNPLEAAAHAIPVIMGPHTFNFKDICAKLNKADGLITVTDSQSLSSAIHSLLTDEDYRRYYGHHAAEVLHENQGALQRLLKLLEPYLPPRSH
- the rfaQ gene encoding putative lipopolysaccharide heptosyltransferase III, producing the protein MGKTSPRFKKILIIKLRHHGDTLLITPVVNTLKENFPGAKIDVLLYKETGPMLQNLTSVSHIFAIDRQWKKEGTKAYIAHHWCLLKQLRKRKYDLIINLADQWYSALVSKISGAPIRIAFDFPKRQNGLWKVCFSDLISTEGEESLHVVEQNLSILKPINLSNINFDVTMSYSEDDWHKVSNLLRVGGIHHKYIVIHPASRWFFKCWNDGKMSEIIHALQADGHSIVVTSGPESREKEMVEKILSACNQENVISLAGQLTLPQLGALIAHAKLFIGVDSVPMHMAAALKTPCIALFGPSKLVFWRPWQVNGEVIWAGNYGKLPDPDDIDTKTETRYLDLIPTDVVITAARRYLS
- a CDS encoding glycosyltransferase family 4 protein codes for the protein MKPMRLAIVRQKYRPDGGAERFISRALEALDNDSLDLNVITRSWEGSRNPNWHVHLVNPFKWDRISREKRFAEAAIRIWQREKFDIVQSHERIAGCDVYRAGDGVHRRWLQQRARILPSWKSKLLFASRYHRYVMDAEKRMYFSPELKKVICNSEMVKREVMEDFGLPDEKISVIYNAIDQSQFFPVGETERIALRQKYAIPVQAKCFVYVGSGFERKGLKAAIEAISMTDAYLVVIGQDKEEDKYKQLANSLGCHKQVRFFGVQKKTLPFYQIADGLLLPTLYDPFPNVILEAMACGLPVITSDTCGGAEFIVSGENGFVCDALDISALAESISSVPAEHLTSKISKLSKEKIVNYTPLYLSQQLTELYSKVLSR
- a CDS encoding glycosyltransferase; translated protein: MKGHILFIIDGLPGGGAENVTIRLCSGLQQKGFDITLLSLSDKCDYPIPNHVELIINTDEYRGPFRRQTEIVRRAKSMDKILSKVFLQKGKPVLVISNLHKTDRIVAKSKTLANLNVWFCIHGIFSKSYLENKTGLSRWIKKWKIRQVYRNRNLICVSDAVGLDLKENLSLAPRNMVTIYNPFNLTEIKTHSLENNPYSGENYFLHLGRFHSVKRHDRLLEAFAMAALPCKLLIAGQGDENTVRIIKQKIAELGLQSKVFLIGFLANPLPIIREAKAVVLSSDSEGLGNVLIEALICNTPIVSTNCPGGVSEIMVGELEQYKSELTSDSLAEKMRLVYQNPPEITENMYKKFDLEVVLGKYLGLIG
- a CDS encoding polysaccharide deacetylase family protein; protein product: MTQPAFIITIDTEGDNLWQNSEHISTENTRYLPRFQSLCERFGFKPVWLTNYEMAMDDSYIEFAQDVIARNTGEIGMHLHAWNSPPIIPLTDDDMRYKPYLIEYPRDQIKAKIDLMTKLLEDKLQTKMLSHRAGRWAFNEYYAQLLVEYGYQVDCSVTPKINWQLTKGNPNGNGGTDYSHFPARAYFMDLQDIAKEGDSSLLQVPMSIQYKHSAMMNFVKQKYDRLRGKQRSPSVNWLRPKGGNLAQMKTVIQQTLANGSDYVEFMLHSSEFMPGGSPTFKNEEQIEQLYRDLEGLFEFLQPLVKGMTLEEYYSQKRLGILN
- a CDS encoding glycosyltransferase family 2 protein, whose amino-acid sequence is MKPILSIIVTAHNFEYFISNCLISIKKCIKNYSGHEVEVVLIDDKSIDNTSNIMIEFANSEKEFKYIRTEFGNIGKVRNFAIKNSRGEYITFIDGDDTLPQFDIHKLIDFLMSNKVDILISKINDVNNKSDYVEQSIFSTPTKLTKHKAIQTFLIHKKFQAHLCSKFFNKNLFNNIEIPEVSCYEDALIFPDILIKSENIFITNTVFYNYIKRSDSLSNKITRQKADIMADVILYMNDKFDDRYHNLVASHAIEHLFKNEELLSHEKKIDLKNIIKKTSKISYFLDPKVRLSFKKKLLKL
- a CDS encoding glycosyltransferase family 2 protein, coding for MNKEQPEISVVMSVFNGEEFLSEAINSILEQSFNNYEFIIIDDASTDKTANILLEFQNKDKRIKIINNTNNMGLAKSLNIAISLAKGKFIARMDADDFSFPDRLKIQYQHMMNYPDTIVCGTAMSIYEEPNNNKTPPLSHDKIISSIIFDCPFYHPTVMMRKDILLKLDPIYPEDYKKAQDYGLWAKLFFMAIDNNHKFINLSDVLLKYRIHPDKNRTHYYSEQRFYAALSQLKIMSTLGIKIDIDNLIKINSSNKLSANEIIELDKILKDSAKKMTLSSSLEYKKNIYDVVISKRFKLYSRAKTNELLGIALKTYSRFLYLTNRKKIKSLL
- a CDS encoding ATP-grasp fold amidoligase family protein, with the protein product MNKYLKILRNKLFYHGCGLFPEFVTKSIYKQRLNQQLNLKNPVTFNEKLQWLKLNTYKDNNLVIKCADKFSVRDYVSENGCQEILIPIYASWDKASDIDWSKLPNKFVMKCNHGAGYNIICKDKSNLNIDKTVKKLNNWMKEDYWRKAVELVYRDIPKKIICEKFIETSNGALPYDYKIFCFNGKPKFVMVCTERESEKPKFYFMDENWHLLPYGVDYLDANISKLEKPQNFEKLFDYAMKLAKPFPFVRVDLYLNDGIINFGELTFIHSAGMDRELNNEENKNIDKIMGDLIKLDLNTKKYFKK
- a CDS encoding GNAT family N-acetyltransferase; this encodes MMKIKTLLSGWKECSFEQYKEAHALFGGCTSTHPNIVSFLDRHLAGQFCFYIKKTEFGIKGACFSLKNKKLIEEMQTRYPISYDELVFPIAADAKVFLPVKSKRLSPIHKNNFINTSFNSRLNKRKVCLIKDSFSYKTRRNRSNEINKFKRAGGEIRSSNEFSVEELVNIYIDLYQKRWNYCHSEEQKKHLLEIYTELREHIFGSVLLINGKPCAYDFVLWANSPKWISFDAINGGYDPEYAHLSVGSILMWVNTQEAKALCQQADKIMRYSLGNPTFEYKNRWCEILPLGKVLF
- the rfaC gene encoding lipopolysaccharide heptosyltransferase RfaC is translated as MRVLLVKTSSMGDVLHTLPALTDAKQHFPDIEFDWVVEEGFAQIPTWHNAVEKVIPVAIRRWRKNWFSKDIRAERAQFRQQLQQHQYDAIIDAQGLLKSAFLVTRLASGPKHGYDKKSIREPIASVFYDHCHAVSKQQHAVERIRDLFADSLGYKKPSEQGDYAIARHFLREESHNLNNYLVFLHATTRDEKHWPENHWRQLIAHIAPTGLRIKLPWGAGHEHQRALRLAEGFSHVDVLPKLTLAEIAHVLAGAKAVVSVDTGLSHLTAALDRPNITLFGPTDPGLIGGYGKEQHPLKSADNTMEGIMPSEVMLLLGDILKKHFA